In the Bacteroidia bacterium genome, GTGGTGGACTTACCGTTTCAACCTTGCTAAGTTTGAAAGACCAGGGTAAGAAGTTGCCTTACAAAGCATTTTGCCTATCTCCTTGGCTTGATTTGGCTTCAACCGGCCCTTCCTATCAAACCAATCGTAATAGCGATGCCTACATCGATTATGCCAGTATTAGACGTTGGTCCAAGTTTTATGCCGAAGAATCTATGCATAAACATCCCCTCGTTTCTCCATTGTACGGCGATTTAACCGGCCTGCCTCCAATGATGGTGCAGGTAAGTAGTATCGAAATACTCATGTCTGATAGTGTTGAGTTCGCCAAAAAAGCCAAAGAAGCAGGAGTAGATATGGACCTTGAAATTTGGGAGGATATGGTTCATGTTTGGCAAATGTGGACAGGAATTTTACCGGAAGCACTTCAATCCATTCAAATGTTGGCCAAATTCATTAAATCCTAGCTTACCCCTTTTCGGTTTAGTTGTTGGGTTTGCCTTTTTCAATTTGTTTTTTCCTATTACATTTGCAGTACTTTGAAAACAAAAATTCTATTAACCGTTTTTTTAAGCTCCTTGCTCTTTCTGCTTTTTGCTTGTAACAGCGAAAAAAGCCTGGTAACATATACCGTCGAACAAGGGAATCTGAAAAAAGTACTTAGTTTTCAAGGCGATTCTGCCAAACATAAATTGGCTAAAGAAGTGGTCTTTTCTTTAAATGACCAAAAGGTTTCAGAAATTAACTTTAAAAAAGGACTCTTGAATGGTGCCTGGATTACTTATTGGGAGAACGGCCGTGTTAAGGAGGAAGGAAACTATTCCAAAGGTCTGAA is a window encoding:
- a CDS encoding alpha/beta hydrolase, with the translated sequence MPSFRSKLVYWVTKGVVKTFYNPHSSIQRIRKEFVITTKLIPQRSAGKFESVTVDGIPSLWVIPDKITSSKVVLYFHGGGYSVCGPETHKNMCSIMAKESGLKFLLIDYRLAPENPFPAAIEDALKAYSWLLKTYDASQIIFGGDSAGGGLTVSTLLSLKDQGKKLPYKAFCLSPWLDLASTGPSYQTNRNSDAYIDYASIRRWSKFYAEESMHKHPLVSPLYGDLTGLPPMMVQVSSIEILMSDSVEFAKKAKEAGVDMDLEIWEDMVHVWQMWTGILPEALQSIQMLAKFIKS